A single Gopherus flavomarginatus isolate rGopFla2 chromosome 17, rGopFla2.mat.asm, whole genome shotgun sequence DNA region contains:
- the RNF208 gene encoding RING finger protein 208 — protein MLPACFSLMQAPLAEPRAADSNVKTILMSCLKGQQVIIKMEAMKIIHPEKFSELQASQPRYTSAPRREPPLVAKRAWPSESEIIVNQACGDIPALDNNPGSLGLPRTPPLPRRERIYQAQRKGSSEVCYHRQPPSDEVIVNQYVLHPSTPCEPLECPTCGHMYNFTNKRPRILSCLHSVCEECLQILYESCPKYKFISCPTCKRETVLFTDYGLAALAVNTSILNRLPTEALATNPVQWSSDADRSCYQTFRQYCGAACTCHIRNPLSSCTIM, from the coding sequence atgctgccagcGTGTTTTAGCCTCATGCAGGCACCCCTTGCAGAACCCAGAGCAGCGGACAGCAATGTGAAAACAATCCTCATGTCGTGTCTCAAAGGGCAACAGGTCATCATCAAAATGGAGGCGATGAAGATCATCCACCCAGAGAAGTTCTCGGAGCTACAGGCCTCCCAGCCACGCTACACCTCAGCGCCCCGCCGGGAGCCCCCTCTCGTGGCCAAGCGCGCCTGGCCATCAGAGTCCGAGATCATTGTCAATCAGGCGTGCGGGGATATCCCTGCCCTGGACAATAACCCTGGCTCTCTGGGGCTGCCCCGGACTCCACCCCTGCCGCGGCGAGAGCGAATATACCAAGCACAGCGCAAGGGCAGCTCAGAGGTCTGTTACCACCGCCAGCCACCCTCAGACGAGGTGATCGTTAACCAGTACGTACTGCACCCCTCCACACCGTGCGAGCCCCTCGAGTGCCCCACCTGCGGCCACATGTACAACTTCACCAACAAGCGGCCCCGCATCCTCTCCTGCCTGCACTCGGTGTGCGAGGAGTGCCTGCAGATCCTCTATGAGTCCTGCCCCAAGTACAAATTCATCTCCTGCCCCACCTGCAAGCGGGAAACCGTGCTCTTCACCGACTACGGGCTGGCCGCGCTGGCGGTGAACACCAGTATCCTGAACAGACTGCCCACTGAGGCCCTGGCCACCAACCCCGTGCAGTGGAGCAGCGACGCCGACCGCAGCTGCTACCAGACCTTCCGCCAGTACTGTGGTGCAGCCTGCACCTGCCACATCCGAAATCCACTGTCTTCCTGCACCATCATGTAA